A single genomic interval of Leptospira montravelensis harbors:
- a CDS encoding permease, producing the protein MSCFLQKTRCDRSTLISFINIFLLIVSLVLTGGGMNAESNGKTVPNHPTGVDSHKKEKTKKLKKSKPKKNGTVKLINQKGNWIPMKLVWDESSGAVAPEFRFAKQFQLVAGEKKITLSRRVIEKGKLVINESKEISPQIYQKWMESLFQWEINQLPVENSPKEHMTGVSYNFVSFQLGSTKSKFYYILEDRNQPEWTQKNSIIKIIERMKP; encoded by the coding sequence ATGTCTTGTTTTCTTCAGAAAACAAGATGTGATCGATCCACCTTGATTTCTTTTATCAATATATTTCTATTAATTGTTTCTCTTGTTCTGACGGGAGGAGGAATGAATGCGGAGTCGAATGGTAAAACTGTCCCAAATCACCCCACCGGAGTTGATTCTCATAAAAAGGAGAAAACAAAAAAACTAAAAAAGTCCAAACCAAAGAAAAACGGAACAGTAAAACTTATAAATCAGAAAGGCAACTGGATCCCAATGAAACTTGTTTGGGATGAAAGTTCTGGAGCGGTAGCGCCTGAGTTTCGATTTGCAAAACAATTTCAACTTGTAGCGGGAGAAAAAAAAATCACTTTATCTCGTCGTGTGATAGAAAAAGGGAAATTGGTAATCAATGAATCTAAAGAAATTTCACCGCAAATATATCAAAAATGGATGGAATCACTATTCCAATGGGAAATCAACCAACTGCCAGTCGAAAACTCTCCCAAAGAACATATGACAGGTGTCAGTTATAACTTTGTTTCGTTTCAACTGGGTTCCACCAAATCAAAGTTTTATTATATTTTGGAAGATCGTAACCAACCGGAATGGACACAGAAAAATAGTATCATAAAAATAATTGAGAGGATGAAACCATGA
- a CDS encoding C1 family peptidase, translating into MKLNRNWKWIGLFLFLTSAIFADEFDPSSVRSPGCKPGTFSCGYIPSSKEIQDSIPLKRDFNSFEELPKSIDLSSMMPPVGNQGRQNSCVAWATGYAIKSYLLKNKGQAPDYDPPFAGGKGNFVFSPAFIYNQQNGGEDKGLYYYKTMEFLKSNGAAPWSSMPYSDKDYLTQPSPSSKKEALKYKIKSFSRLNFKNPDEIKRVLAGKNVVMVGMIIDEAFYKLKGSAIYDENGGQSYGGHAMTIVGYDDNKKSKSGKKGAFKLQNSWGTNWGDKGFGWVSYSMLAKVGQETYAIIDEPATQNAPTVNVSPAKKPISPPTEIKVSKGEFDSKIVLTWNQQDLAVAYLIQRKEESEFYDLGYSDKPSFTDLSVSPNSTYVYRILSVGTEEVSVASLDVEGFTSSDSNSNGNIGQVVGLTAVVYVSGSAPNVELSWSELDGATSYSISRSDSSLKWKTIGTSKIPSFTDPSPRVGESNFYRVGAIAQSKPTGDWSESVAIDVADQNLLPNQVSHLTASSGDFANKIVLNWSAAPGAKIYYLYRFDENAEPTGQFEITGTSYTDTDQLIQNGKPYLYTVISANDLGYSEPSEVAFGKTDPGLTKRAGGVTLNPPKRLTSNSVGKDKLVTLKWDSVKDSFEYYVYRKYLKGSGKVGKLEFVAAVEGKKNSYSETFPGSSGELFLYSVRSKSEFGSESKDSNLVSVFWNEPKTQMKKRAMSLEELPTSFVGKWSSMYWNSKSGPQTVWVEILGNGQDFTAKLKLNEKEIQQFKGSWTPGSHSLKTIGFLFELSKSLEGSSLAQFQSIKDFDNGTELSFTKEK; encoded by the coding sequence ATGAAACTAAATCGAAATTGGAAATGGATAGGACTGTTCCTATTTCTTACAAGTGCAATCTTTGCAGATGAATTTGATCCAAGTAGTGTTCGGTCTCCTGGTTGTAAACCAGGCACATTCTCCTGTGGTTACATTCCAAGTTCTAAAGAAATTCAAGATAGTATCCCTCTTAAAAGAGATTTTAATTCCTTTGAAGAGTTACCGAAATCTATCGATTTATCTTCCATGATGCCACCTGTTGGAAACCAAGGAAGACAAAATAGTTGCGTGGCATGGGCGACTGGTTATGCGATCAAATCCTATTTGTTAAAAAACAAAGGACAGGCGCCAGATTATGATCCTCCTTTTGCTGGTGGAAAGGGAAACTTTGTTTTTTCACCTGCATTTATTTACAACCAACAAAATGGCGGCGAAGATAAAGGTTTATATTATTATAAAACAATGGAATTTCTAAAGTCTAATGGTGCTGCTCCTTGGAGTAGTATGCCTTATTCTGATAAAGATTACCTAACACAACCTTCTCCATCTTCAAAAAAAGAAGCCCTAAAGTATAAAATTAAATCTTTCTCAAGACTTAACTTTAAGAATCCAGATGAGATCAAACGAGTATTAGCTGGTAAAAATGTTGTGATGGTAGGAATGATCATAGATGAGGCCTTTTATAAATTAAAAGGTTCTGCCATTTATGATGAAAATGGGGGACAAAGTTATGGTGGTCACGCCATGACGATTGTTGGTTACGATGATAATAAAAAATCGAAATCAGGGAAAAAAGGGGCTTTTAAATTACAAAACTCTTGGGGAACCAATTGGGGAGACAAAGGATTTGGTTGGGTTTCTTATTCCATGCTTGCAAAAGTAGGACAAGAAACTTATGCCATAATTGACGAACCGGCAACACAAAATGCACCAACAGTCAATGTGAGCCCAGCTAAAAAACCAATTTCTCCTCCTACGGAAATTAAAGTATCAAAAGGGGAATTTGATTCAAAAATTGTTTTAACTTGGAATCAACAAGATTTGGCTGTCGCCTATTTAATACAAAGAAAAGAAGAATCTGAATTTTATGATTTAGGTTATTCGGACAAACCAAGTTTTACTGATCTCTCAGTTTCGCCTAACTCTACTTATGTATATCGTATTCTTTCTGTTGGAACAGAGGAAGTGTCGGTTGCATCTTTGGATGTAGAAGGATTTACTTCTTCTGATTCAAATTCAAATGGAAATATTGGTCAAGTAGTGGGACTCACCGCTGTAGTTTATGTAAGTGGATCAGCACCAAATGTAGAATTAAGTTGGTCTGAATTGGATGGGGCGACAAGTTATTCCATCTCGCGATCAGATTCCTCTCTAAAATGGAAAACAATAGGGACAAGTAAGATACCAAGTTTTACCGATCCTTCTCCGAGAGTTGGTGAATCCAATTTTTATCGAGTGGGTGCTATCGCGCAGTCCAAACCAACTGGTGATTGGAGTGAATCTGTTGCCATTGATGTTGCTGATCAAAACTTATTACCAAATCAAGTGAGTCATTTAACAGCGTCTAGTGGAGATTTTGCAAATAAAATCGTTTTAAATTGGAGCGCGGCACCAGGTGCAAAGATTTATTATTTATATCGTTTTGACGAAAATGCGGAACCTACTGGCCAATTTGAGATAACCGGAACAAGTTACACAGATACCGACCAATTAATCCAAAATGGAAAGCCATATTTATATACGGTTATATCTGCAAACGACCTAGGATATTCAGAGCCAAGTGAGGTTGCATTTGGAAAAACAGATCCTGGACTCACAAAAAGAGCAGGTGGAGTCACACTAAACCCTCCGAAACGGCTGACTTCGAATTCTGTTGGAAAAGATAAACTTGTAACTTTGAAGTGGGATTCGGTAAAAGATAGTTTTGAATATTATGTTTATCGAAAATACTTAAAAGGGAGTGGAAAGGTAGGTAAACTTGAATTTGTTGCGGCAGTAGAAGGTAAAAAAAATTCCTATAGCGAAACTTTTCCGGGAAGTTCAGGTGAATTATTTTTATATTCTGTTAGATCTAAATCGGAATTTGGTTCTGAATCGAAGGATTCCAATTTGGTTTCTGTATTTTGGAATGAACCCAAAACCCAAATGAAAAAAAGAGCTATGTCATTGGAAGAATTACCAACTTCTTTTGTGGGAAAATGGTCTTCTATGTATTGGAACTCAAAATCTGGTCCACAAACGGTTTGGGTAGAAATTTTAGGGAACGGACAAGATTTTACCGCTAAATTAAAGTTAAATGAAAAAGAAATTCAGCAATTTAAAGGATCGTGGACACCCGGTAGCCATTCTTTAAAAACAATTGGGTTTTTGTTTGAATTATCTAAATCATTAGAAGGTAGTTCTTTGGCTCAGTTCCAATCCATCAAAGATTTTGACAATGGAACGGAACTGAGTTTTACAAAAGAAAAATGA